A genomic region of Mugil cephalus isolate CIBA_MC_2020 chromosome 5, CIBA_Mcephalus_1.1, whole genome shotgun sequence contains the following coding sequences:
- the rhogd gene encoding ras homolog gene family, member Gd, whose amino-acid sequence MQTIKCVVVGDGAVGKTCLLISYTTNAFPEEYIPTVFDNYSAQMSVDGRTVSLNLWDTAGQEEYDRLRTLSYPQTNVFIICFSIGSPSSHANVRHKWHPEVSHHCPNVPILLVGTKKDLRGDAETVKKLKEQGLAPTTQQQGNGLAKQIEAVKYMECSALLQDGVREVFAEAVRAVLYPVTKKKPKKCVIL is encoded by the coding sequence ATGCAGACCATAAAGTGCGTGGTGGTGGGAGATGGGGCAGTGGGTAAAACGTGCCTTCTCATCTCTTACACAACCAatgccttcccagaagagtacATCCCCACAGTGTTCGACAACTATAGCGCTCAGATGAGCGTGGATGGTCGCACCGTCAGCCTCAACTTGTGGGACACGGCAGGCCAGGAGGAGTATGATCGCCTGCGCACCCTTTCCTATCCCCAGACCAACGTCTTCATCATATGTTTTTCCATTGGTAGCCCCTCCTCCCATGCCAATGTAAGGCACAAGTGGCACCCCGAGGTGTCCCACCACTGCCCCAACGTGCCCATCCTGCTGGTGGGCACCAAGAAAGACCTGAGAGGTGACGCCGAAACGGTGAAGAAGTTAAAGGAGCAGGGTCTAGCCCCGACTACCCAGCAGCAGGGCAATGGCCTGGCCAAGCAGATCGAGGCTGTTAAGTATATGGAGTGTTCCGCGCTGCTCCAGGATGGCGTCAGGGAGGTGTTCGCTGAAGCTGTGAGGGCAGTGTTGTATCCAGTCACGAAAAAGAAACCCAAGAAGTGTGTGATCTTGTAA
- the fhdc2 gene encoding FH2 domain-containing protein 1, whose product MHINLTVVIKESRAFHGTLPAHPSTVPDTVEVTAMEPRLVLVTPPPPALAPPPPPPPPPPPPLASSSPFSRADSARRSRLRKLNWERIPKEKVEGRKSVWSGAAPGEEEFPIDLHSLDELFGQRDSKPRDRPSTLRRQSALLRCRSPQDTAVEISLLDSKRSMNIGIFLRQFKMPAKEIVEDIRQGVGDRFGAEKLAELCKLLPDNEEESRLRRFSGDRSLLGEPDLFLLLLVEVPSFRLRLDAMILQQEFDPAVTSLCVAARCLTEAARELLSCPELHSILRLVLKAGNYMNAGGYAGNAAGFRISSLLKLADTKANKPGMNLLHYVAMEAVKKDQSLLSFPSQLGHVGSASRLSEESVLDDLSKLKSRVASLKDNTQTQAEIWQQTQLFLEMAEKRLNEADDEVEGMRMSSEALVEFFCEDDGTFKLEEACRVFHLFCHRFQKAVQENAEREQKEQKRLERQREIGEKRRSLAICTGLDLALSHAKEHESQDNRDELEKLLEKNLTHTWSRRSLRRSDSHRYSDHPLRSDTQPHNSAMLKRFPELGSSPTSTSYHSNSSSDHENTAVLCSSPETDDTCSPIDQEPVLDRGSRAQHGPETNLSMKAVQDSHIAKFSHSQHGNSFRVKQHGPDSLSYMHQPKATGLEKEAEFSHGEHMATNSSSTHSVANNTDTPAQCVKSQASTYRFGKTVTDGNSPLLQSKSDGSCVTEVEQTVHTSGIPSHRGTEMLKYQRSETKSQSSVNAPDEVHMQPQRRDSPSTKTRAATPLTKQTGTESVSTPVEENWMPSSLPEFSQSQPEEEPDLPSAERETGRSYSRVGETLECHTLVKGLRSYEALSPPASPLPLPRPAPSLCSKWRKEREVDLRGGTTQGSPASKEETRAMKIPVRSGIGAKRGLVSRAGPSNATGIPRVRSKTEPSNAASVATNPPNPTRLSVTRNISMRLSPITRPPVAEVKRSNSARERTSETQTPGKSTLTHRPSGRSVAEKVSGSAQPAFIRGVPVRVSKRLAPNSETQTPSQPRNAHSPSSATAKTIRTAVISAARNKSAKTPGAGSSPAGSKIPSASRIPGSKMPRAAAAQPLWK is encoded by the exons ATGCACATCAACCTGACTGTGGTCATCAAGGAATCCCGTGCCTTTCATGGAACACTGCCTGCCCATCCCTCCACTGTCCCAGACACTGTGGAAGTGACAGCCATGGAGCCACGTCTGGTGCTGGTCACCCCTCCGCCGCCTGCCTTAGcgcccccgccgccgccgccccctcctcccccacccccactcgcGTCCTCCTCGCCCTTCAGCCGGGCGGATAGCGCCCGCCGGAGCCGCTTGCGGAAGCTGAACTGGGAGCGCATTCCCAAAGAGaaggtggaggggaggaagagcGTGTGGAGTGGGGCGGCGCCAGGCGAGGAGGAgttccccatagacctccactCTCTGGATGAACTGTTCGGCCAGAGGGACAGCAAGCCGAGGGACAGACCCAGCACCCTGAGGCGGCAGTCCGCTCTGCTGCGCTGCAGGTCCCCCCAGGATACAGCGGTAGAG ATCTCCTTATTGGACTCCAAACGCAGTATGAACATTGGAATATTTCTACGCCAGTTCAAGAT GCCTGCTAAGGAGATTGTTGAGGACATCAGACAGGGCGTCGGAGACCGCTTCGGAGCAGAAAAGCTCGCGGAGCTCTGCAAATTGCTGCCTGACAATGAGGAG GAGTCTCGCCTGAGGAGGTTCAGTGGGGACCGGAGCTTGCTGGGAGAGCCCGatcttttcctgctgctgctggtggaaGTCCCCAG CTTTCGGCTGCGTCTGGATGCCATGATCCTGCAACAAGAGTTTGACCCTGCTGTGACCTCTCTGTGTGTGGCAGCCAGATGTCTGACAGAGGCGGCCAGAG AACTGCTGAGCTGTCCAGAGCTGCACTCCATCCTAAGATTGGTGCTGAAGGCAGGGAACTATATGAATGCT GGTGGCTATGCGGGGAATGCTGCTGGTTTTCGAATTTCATCACTACTCAAGCTGGCGGACACCAAAGCCAACAAGCCGGGCATGAATTTGCTGCATTACGTTGCTATG GAAGCTGTGAAAAAGGACCAGAGTTTACTGTCATTTCCCAGCCAACTAGGCCATGTTGGCTCCGCCTCCAG GTTGTCTGAGGAGTCTGTGCTGGATGACTTATCCAAGTTAAAAAGCAGAGTGGCATCTCTTAAGGATAACACGCAGACTCAGGCAGAGATTTGGCAGCAAACACAACTTTTTCTAGAG ATGGCTGAGAAGCGCCTGAACGAGGCAGACGACGAGGTGGAGGGTATGAGGATGTCGAGTGAGGCTCTGGTGGAGTTCTTCTGCGAAGATGACGGCACTTTCAAACTAGAGGAGGCCTGCAGGGTCTTCCATTTGTTTTGCCATCGCTTCCAAAAAGCCGTCCAG GAAAATGCCGAACGGGAACAGAAGGAGCAGAAACGTTTGGAACGTCAGCGTGAGATCGGAGAAAAGCGCCGCTCTCTGGCAATTTGTACGGGACTGGACCTGGCCCTGAGCCATGCCAAGGAACATGAGAGTCAGGACAACCGAGATGAGCTGGAGAAACTTCTGGAGAAGAATTTGACCCACACTTGGAGTCGTCGTAGTCTTAGAAGGTCGGATTCCCACAGATACTCTGACCACCCCCTGCGCAGCGACACCCAGCCCCACAACTCCGCCATGCTCAAGAGATTTCCTGAGCTGGGCAGCAGCCCGACATCGACCAGTTATCACTCAAACAGCTCCTCTGACCATGAGAACACTGCTGTGCTTTGCAGCTCACCTGAGACTGATGACACATGTTCCCCCATCGACCAAGAACCTGTTCTGGACAGAGGGAGCAGGGCTCAGCACGGCCCAGAAACAAACCTGAGCATGAAAGCAGTTCAAGACTCGCACATTGCAAAATTCAGTCATTCCCAGCACGGAAATAGCTTCAGAGTGAAGCAACATGGGCCTGATAGCCTTTCTTACATGCACCAACCAAAGGCAACAGGACTTGAGAAAGAAGCAGAATTTTCACATGGTGAACACATGGCTACGAACAGTTCCAGTACACACTCTGTTGCTAATAATACAGACACACCAGCCCAGTGTGTTAAAAGCCAGGCCTCCACTTACAGGTTTGGCAAAACAGTGACAGATGGTAATAGTCCTCTTCTTCAGAGTAAATCTGATGGCTCTTGTGTCACTGAAGTTGAACAGACTGTTCATACGAGTGGAATACCTTCTCATAGGGGGACTGAGATGCTGAAGTACCAGAGATCTGAGACCAAATCACAGTCATCTGTAAATGCTCCAGATGAAGTCCACATGCAGCCTCAGAGGAGAGACTCACCTTCCACTAAAACAAGGGCTGCTACGCCTTTAACAAAACAGACGGGCACAGAAAGTGTGTCTACACCTGTAGAGGAGAACTGGATGCCGTCCAGTCTGCCAGAGTTCAGCCAGTCACAGCCAGAGGAGGAGCCTGACTTGCCGAGTGCTGAGAGGGAGACTGGAAGGTCATACTCCCGCGTGGGGGAAACGCTGGAGTGCCACACTCTGGTGAAAGGCCTCCGATCCTACGAGGCCTTGTCGCCCCCAGCCtccccactcccactcccacgaCCCGCACCGAGCCTCTGCTCCAagtggaggaaagagagagaggtcGACCTTCGAGGGGGGACAACTCAAGGGTCTCCAGCGTCCAAGGAGGAGACCCGGGCCATGAAGATCCCCGTGCGCAGTGGGATAGGGGCCAAGAGGGGACTTGTGTCACGTGCAGGTCCTTCCAATGCAACAGGCATCCCCAGGGTGCGCTCTAAAACAGAGCCTTCGAACGCAGCCTCAGTCGCCACGAATCCGCCCAATCCTACACGGCTGTCTGTTACTCGAAACATATCGATGCGCTTGTCTCCTATCACCAGGCCACCTGTTGCAGAGGTGAAACGAAGCAACAGCGCACGGGAGAGAACAAGCGAGACACAGACTCCTGGAAAGTCCACTCTGACCCACAGGCCTTCAGGCAGATCCGTCGCCGAGAAGGTTTCCGGCAGCGCCCAGCCGGCCTTCATCAGAGGAGTGCCTGTCCGTGTGTCCAAACGACTCGCCCCAAACTCTGAGACTCAGACCCCGTCCCAGCCTCGCAATGCCCACAGCCCATCCTCCGCCACAGCCAAGACGATACGAACGGCCGTCATATCGGCCGCCCGGAATAAAAGTGCCAAGACACCAGGCGCAGGCTCCTCTCCCGCCGGCTCTAAAATCCCCTCAGCCTCACGGATACCTGGTTCCAAAATGCCtcgagctgctgcagctcagccGCTGTGGAAGTGA